The Xiphias gladius isolate SHS-SW01 ecotype Sanya breed wild chromosome 7, ASM1685928v1, whole genome shotgun sequence genome window below encodes:
- the apbb1 gene encoding amyloid-beta A4 precursor protein-binding family B member 1 isoform X1 encodes MGGHDDEDMPYVVNNQKQDEELKNKLNDSSHWCDQESTGNNAKWVKEGQNQLRKVAENQQDQDHNCNISQNGNKQDFPYQNTTQEEQQGNEEQTKSPRIAMTPGLSQEESKNILNEPLLIDTLESTEEKDKEREEDGKEKENKSEEDEETSGDTRGKNVTEEQRNMESQRESSVVGRNACLLFSNMNGTPSDEESSWPALSQDNTTDSSPNGNRESFWDSSAFETDTDLPSGWMRVRDTSGTYYWHIPTGTTQWEPPSPLGKVGDSMMSSTMSLETTPCEEAEESWVHLSNTDEGAGEGELWKEEGEVASDQSLKEFEGATLRYASINLNYNCSQSEEEEKLAPLCTDIETKCFAVRSLGWVEMSEEDMAPGKSSVAVNNCIRQLSYHKHNLHDTAGIWGEGKDMLMVLENDTMNLIDPLGQTLLHAQPIGSIRVWGVGRDNGRERDFAYVARDNLTQVLKCHVFRCDSPAKNIATSLHEMCSKIMMERKATKPGVSRLNSDPDKPVVIPVEEFPAPKNELFQRFHVYYLGCEAVAKPVGMDVINEALEAAMNGKDKNDWTLVSVNVAPATLTILSRQNEEVLSECRVRFLSFMGVGKDVHTFAFIMAEGPRDFTCHMFWCEPNAASLSEAVQAACMLRYQKCLDARPPSLASCLPTPPADSVARRVKKGVQSLLGSFKSYKSGSQSP; translated from the exons ATGGGTggccatgatgatgaagatatGCCATATGTTGTGAATAACCAAAAGCAAGATGAAGAGCTAAAGAACAAGCTGAATGACAGCAGCCACTGGTGCGACCAGGAGTCCACTGGCAACAATGCCAAATGGGTCAAAGAAGGCCAGAACCAGCTGCGGAAAGTAGCCGAGAATCAGCAGGATCAGGACCACAACTGCAATATCAGCCAGAATGGGAACAAGCAAGACTTCCCTTATCAGAACACAACTCAGGAAGAACAACAGGGAAACGAGGAGCAGACCAAGTCTCCCAGAATAGCAATGACCCCTGGTCTCAGTCAGGAGGAGTCCAAGAACATCCTTAATGAACCGCTACTCATCGACACTCTGGAGTCTACagaagagaaagataaagagagagaagaggacggtaaagaaaaggaaaacaaatcagaggaagatgaggagacaTCAGGTGATACCAGAGGAAAGAACGTGACAGAAGAACAGAGAAATATGGAgtctcagagagagagcagtgttgTAGGGAGAAATGCCTGCCTTCTCTTCTCCAACATGAACGGGACACCAAGTGATGAAGAGTCCAGCTGGCCTGCACTGTCTCAGGATAACACAACTGACAGCTCTCCAAATGGCAACAGAG AATCCTTTTGGGACTCCAGTGCTTTtgagacagacacagacctGCCTTCAGGATGGATGAGAGTGCGGGATACATCAGGCACATACTACTGGCACATCCCTACAGGCACCACCCAGTGGGAGCCTCCTTCACCCCTGGGTAAAGTTGGTGACTCCATGATGTCCTCCACTATGTCCCTTGAGACGACACCCTGTGAGGAGGCTGAG GAGTCCTGGGTTCACCTTTCCAACACAGATGAAGGAGCTGGTGAAGGGGAACTGTGGAAG gaggagggagaggttGCATCTGATCAGAGTCTGAAGGAGTTTGAAGGGGCAACTCTACGCTATGCATCCATCAACCTGAA CTACAATTGCTCCCagtctgaggaagaggagaagctCGCTCCACTCTGCACTGATATAGAAACTAAG TGTTTTGCGGTGCGTTCCTTGGGCTGGGTAGAGATGTCTGAGGAGGACATGGCACCTGGCAAGAGTAGTGTTGCCGTCAACAACTGCATCAGGCAGCTCTCTTATCACAAACACAACCTTCATGACACTGCTGGTATCTGGGGAGAG GGTAAGGACATGCTGATGGTCCTGGAGAATGACACTATGAACTTGATCGACCCCCTGGGCCAGACTCTGCTTCATGCTCAGCCAATTGGCAGTATCCGTGTTTGGGGTGTAGGCAGAGACAACGGCAG AGAAAG GGATTTTGCTTATGTGGCTCGAGACAATCTGACCCAAGTTCTGAAGTGTCATGTTTTCCGCTGTGACTCACCTGCCAAGAACATTGCCACTAGCTTACATGAGATGTGTTCAAAG ATAATGATGGAGAGAAAGGCGACCAAGCCAGGGGTGAGCAGGCTCAACTCTGACCCAGATAAACCTGTGGTCATCCCTGTTGAAG AGTTTCCTGCTCCAAAAAATGAACTCTTCCAGCGCTTCCATGTTTATTACCTTGGTTGTGAGGCTGTGGCTAAGCCAGTAG GTATGGATGTAATCAATGAAGCACTAGAGGCAGCAATGAATGgcaaagataaaaatgactGGACTCTTGTCTCTGTGAATGTTGCACCAGCCACCCTCACGATACTTTCAAGACAG AATGAAGAGGTGCTGTCAGAGTGCAGGGTGCGTTTCCTGTCTTTCATGGGTGTTGGGAAGGATGTCCACACCTTCGCTTTCATAATGGCGGAGGGTCCCCGAGATTTCACCTGTCACATGTTTTGGTGCGAACCCAATGCTGCCAGTCTGAGTGAGGCTGTACAGGCTGCCTGCATG CTTCGCTACCAGAAATGTTTGGATGCACGTCCACCCAGCCTAGCCTCCTGTCTGCCCACTCCTCCTGCTGACTCTGTGGCTCGACGGGTCAAGAAGGGGGTGCAGAGTCTGCTGGGCAGCTTTAAGAGCTACAAGTCAGGCTCTCAATCCCCTTGA
- the apbb1 gene encoding amyloid-beta A4 precursor protein-binding family B member 1 isoform X2: MGGHDDEDMPYVVNNQKQDEELKNKLNDSSHWCDQESTGNNAKWVKEGQNQLRKVAENQQDQDHNCNISQNGNKQDFPYQNTTQEEQQGNEEQTKSPRIAMTPGLSQEESKNILNEPLLIDTLESTEEKDKEREEDGKEKENKSEEDEETSGDTRGKNVTEEQRNMESQRESSVVGRNACLLFSNMNGTPSDEESSWPALSQDNTTDSSPNGNRESFWDSSAFETDTDLPSGWMRVRDTSGTYYWHIPTGTTQWEPPSPLGKVGDSMMSSTMSLETTPCEEAEESWVHLSNTDEGAGEGELWKEEGEVASDQSLKEFEGATLRYASINLNYNCSQSEEEEKLAPLCTDIETKCFAVRSLGWVEMSEEDMAPGKSSVAVNNCIRQLSYHKHNLHDTAGIWGEGKDMLMVLENDTMNLIDPLGQTLLHAQPIGSIRVWGVGRDNGRDFAYVARDNLTQVLKCHVFRCDSPAKNIATSLHEMCSKIMMERKATKPGVSRLNSDPDKPVVIPVEEFPAPKNELFQRFHVYYLGCEAVAKPVGMDVINEALEAAMNGKDKNDWTLVSVNVAPATLTILSRQNEEVLSECRVRFLSFMGVGKDVHTFAFIMAEGPRDFTCHMFWCEPNAASLSEAVQAACMLRYQKCLDARPPSLASCLPTPPADSVARRVKKGVQSLLGSFKSYKSGSQSP, translated from the exons ATGGGTggccatgatgatgaagatatGCCATATGTTGTGAATAACCAAAAGCAAGATGAAGAGCTAAAGAACAAGCTGAATGACAGCAGCCACTGGTGCGACCAGGAGTCCACTGGCAACAATGCCAAATGGGTCAAAGAAGGCCAGAACCAGCTGCGGAAAGTAGCCGAGAATCAGCAGGATCAGGACCACAACTGCAATATCAGCCAGAATGGGAACAAGCAAGACTTCCCTTATCAGAACACAACTCAGGAAGAACAACAGGGAAACGAGGAGCAGACCAAGTCTCCCAGAATAGCAATGACCCCTGGTCTCAGTCAGGAGGAGTCCAAGAACATCCTTAATGAACCGCTACTCATCGACACTCTGGAGTCTACagaagagaaagataaagagagagaagaggacggtaaagaaaaggaaaacaaatcagaggaagatgaggagacaTCAGGTGATACCAGAGGAAAGAACGTGACAGAAGAACAGAGAAATATGGAgtctcagagagagagcagtgttgTAGGGAGAAATGCCTGCCTTCTCTTCTCCAACATGAACGGGACACCAAGTGATGAAGAGTCCAGCTGGCCTGCACTGTCTCAGGATAACACAACTGACAGCTCTCCAAATGGCAACAGAG AATCCTTTTGGGACTCCAGTGCTTTtgagacagacacagacctGCCTTCAGGATGGATGAGAGTGCGGGATACATCAGGCACATACTACTGGCACATCCCTACAGGCACCACCCAGTGGGAGCCTCCTTCACCCCTGGGTAAAGTTGGTGACTCCATGATGTCCTCCACTATGTCCCTTGAGACGACACCCTGTGAGGAGGCTGAG GAGTCCTGGGTTCACCTTTCCAACACAGATGAAGGAGCTGGTGAAGGGGAACTGTGGAAG gaggagggagaggttGCATCTGATCAGAGTCTGAAGGAGTTTGAAGGGGCAACTCTACGCTATGCATCCATCAACCTGAA CTACAATTGCTCCCagtctgaggaagaggagaagctCGCTCCACTCTGCACTGATATAGAAACTAAG TGTTTTGCGGTGCGTTCCTTGGGCTGGGTAGAGATGTCTGAGGAGGACATGGCACCTGGCAAGAGTAGTGTTGCCGTCAACAACTGCATCAGGCAGCTCTCTTATCACAAACACAACCTTCATGACACTGCTGGTATCTGGGGAGAG GGTAAGGACATGCTGATGGTCCTGGAGAATGACACTATGAACTTGATCGACCCCCTGGGCCAGACTCTGCTTCATGCTCAGCCAATTGGCAGTATCCGTGTTTGGGGTGTAGGCAGAGACAACGGCAG GGATTTTGCTTATGTGGCTCGAGACAATCTGACCCAAGTTCTGAAGTGTCATGTTTTCCGCTGTGACTCACCTGCCAAGAACATTGCCACTAGCTTACATGAGATGTGTTCAAAG ATAATGATGGAGAGAAAGGCGACCAAGCCAGGGGTGAGCAGGCTCAACTCTGACCCAGATAAACCTGTGGTCATCCCTGTTGAAG AGTTTCCTGCTCCAAAAAATGAACTCTTCCAGCGCTTCCATGTTTATTACCTTGGTTGTGAGGCTGTGGCTAAGCCAGTAG GTATGGATGTAATCAATGAAGCACTAGAGGCAGCAATGAATGgcaaagataaaaatgactGGACTCTTGTCTCTGTGAATGTTGCACCAGCCACCCTCACGATACTTTCAAGACAG AATGAAGAGGTGCTGTCAGAGTGCAGGGTGCGTTTCCTGTCTTTCATGGGTGTTGGGAAGGATGTCCACACCTTCGCTTTCATAATGGCGGAGGGTCCCCGAGATTTCACCTGTCACATGTTTTGGTGCGAACCCAATGCTGCCAGTCTGAGTGAGGCTGTACAGGCTGCCTGCATG CTTCGCTACCAGAAATGTTTGGATGCACGTCCACCCAGCCTAGCCTCCTGTCTGCCCACTCCTCCTGCTGACTCTGTGGCTCGACGGGTCAAGAAGGGGGTGCAGAGTCTGCTGGGCAGCTTTAAGAGCTACAAGTCAGGCTCTCAATCCCCTTGA